A window from Roseburia sp. 499 encodes these proteins:
- a CDS encoding hemolysin family protein — translation MDDGGSTVIGLIIFLVLLVMDGIFYGFLTALEEITESQIEKRKEDGNKHAAWLLRVLDSPYKTRHTIQIMTTFVSVIFGIYQVRLFGGMLVRNFLNQDAQLYLHFLCYAGAAIIGIFLFTAVGVLAPQKIAARRPEQWLFRLSGIVHGMLMILKPYSYLAEKVSNLVVRLFGIDPNASIDDVTEEEIISMVNEGHEQGVLQASEAEMIHNIFEFDDKEAKDIMTHRKNIVAVQGTMQLSEVLEFILDKNNSRFPVYGEDIDNIIGIIHIKDVMIQSRNEQYLNWAVQDIPGLVREAAFIPETRNINELFKNMQSQKIHMVIVVDEYGQTAGLVAMEDILEEIVGNILDEYDEEENMIVEQPDGSFIMNGMAPFDEVCKILQLETDEDEYETLNGYLISLIDKIPGDNEQFQVEDKGWQFHIVAVKNKMIQTVKIAKVEVALDDEEESQRADSCQNDEKVIE, via the coding sequence ATGGATGACGGTGGGAGTACGGTCATAGGACTTATTATATTTTTAGTATTACTGGTAATGGATGGCATTTTTTATGGTTTTCTTACAGCATTAGAGGAAATTACTGAAAGCCAGATTGAAAAGCGAAAAGAAGATGGAAACAAGCATGCGGCATGGTTATTAAGAGTTTTAGATTCCCCATATAAGACCAGACATACGATTCAGATTATGACGACTTTTGTCAGTGTTATTTTTGGTATTTATCAGGTGCGGTTGTTCGGTGGAATGTTGGTTAGAAATTTCTTGAATCAAGATGCCCAGCTGTATTTGCATTTTCTGTGTTATGCAGGTGCCGCAATTATTGGTATTTTTCTTTTTACGGCAGTAGGAGTACTGGCACCTCAGAAGATAGCTGCGAGACGTCCGGAACAGTGGTTGTTTCGTCTGTCAGGAATCGTGCATGGAATGTTGATGATATTAAAACCATATTCTTATCTGGCAGAAAAGGTTTCTAATCTTGTAGTGCGATTATTCGGAATTGACCCTAATGCCAGCATCGATGATGTGACGGAAGAGGAAATCATTTCCATGGTAAATGAGGGACATGAGCAGGGTGTATTGCAGGCAAGCGAAGCAGAGATGATTCACAATATTTTTGAGTTTGATGATAAAGAAGCCAAGGATATTATGACACATCGCAAGAATATTGTTGCAGTACAAGGAACGATGCAGCTTTCAGAGGTATTGGAATTTATATTGGATAAGAATAATTCCAGATTTCCGGTATATGGAGAAGATATTGATAATATTATCGGAATTATACATATTAAAGATGTTATGATACAAAGCCGCAATGAACAATATTTAAATTGGGCAGTTCAGGATATTCCGGGACTGGTAAGAGAAGCAGCGTTCATTCCGGAGACCAGAAATATTAACGAGTTGTTTAAGAATATGCAGTCGCAGAAAATACATATGGTAATTGTTGTAGATGAGTATGGTCAGACAGCAGGACTTGTGGCAATGGAGGATATTCTGGAAGAAATTGTAGGAAATATTCTGGATGAATATGACGAAGAAGAAAATATGATTGTAGAACAGCCGGACGGAAGTTTTATTATGAATGGGATGGCTCCTTTTGATGAAGTATGTAAGATACTTCAGTTGGAGACAGACGAGGATGAGTATGAGACGCTAAACGGATATCTGATTTCTTTGATTGATAAAATTCCAGGGGATAATGAGCAATTTCAGGTGGAGGATAAGGGATGGCAGTTTCATATAGTAGCGGTAAAAAATAAGATGATTCAAACCGTAAAAATTGCCAAAGTAGAGGTTGCGTTGGATGACGAGGAAGAAAGTCAAAGGGCAGACTCTTGTCAGAATGATGAGAAAGTGATAGAATAG
- a CDS encoding O-acetylhomoserine aminocarboxypropyltransferase/cysteine synthase family protein: protein MSDYKMETKCIQSGWHPQKGEPRVLPIYQSTTFKYDTSDQMGRLFDLEDEGYFYTRLQNPTNDAVAQKICELEGGVAAMLTSSGQAANYYALFNICEAGDHVVCSSTVYGGTFNLYGATMKKQGIDCTFVDPDAPAEEIAKAFQPNTKALFAETIANPALVVLDIEKFAKLAHDHGVPLIVDNTFATPINCRPFEWGADIVTHSTTKYMDGHAMAVGGCIVDSGNFDWEAHADKFPGLTQPDPTYHGIAYTKKFGKGAYITKATAQLMRDLGSIPSPMNAFLLNVGLETLHLRVPRHCENAQKVAEFLNNNEKVAWVNYAGLPDNKYHELAQKYMPTGTCGVISFGLKGGRAVSVGFMDKLKMIAIVTHVADARTCVLHPASHTHRQMTDEQLIEAGVAPDLIRLSVGIENADDIIDDLKQALATI from the coding sequence ATGAGCGATTATAAGATGGAAACAAAATGCATCCAGTCCGGCTGGCATCCGCAAAAAGGAGAGCCGAGAGTACTTCCGATTTATCAGAGTACGACTTTCAAATATGATACCAGTGACCAGATGGGAAGACTTTTTGATTTAGAGGACGAAGGATATTTTTATACAAGATTGCAGAATCCTACCAATGATGCAGTAGCCCAGAAAATTTGTGAATTGGAGGGCGGTGTGGCAGCAATGCTTACGTCTTCTGGCCAGGCAGCTAATTATTATGCACTTTTCAATATTTGCGAGGCAGGAGATCATGTGGTATGTTCCTCGACAGTGTATGGTGGAACGTTTAATCTTTATGGCGCGACTATGAAGAAACAAGGAATTGATTGTACTTTTGTAGACCCGGATGCTCCGGCAGAAGAGATTGCTAAGGCATTTCAGCCTAATACAAAGGCATTGTTTGCCGAGACTATTGCAAATCCGGCACTGGTGGTACTAGATATTGAGAAGTTTGCAAAATTGGCACATGATCATGGGGTACCATTGATTGTAGATAATACCTTTGCAACTCCAATTAACTGTCGTCCTTTTGAATGGGGAGCGGATATTGTAACTCATTCTACTACAAAATATATGGATGGACACGCAATGGCTGTAGGCGGTTGTATTGTAGACAGTGGTAATTTTGATTGGGAAGCACATGCAGATAAGTTTCCTGGATTAACCCAGCCGGATCCAACCTATCATGGGATTGCGTATACGAAGAAGTTTGGAAAAGGTGCATACATAACAAAAGCAACGGCGCAGTTGATGCGTGACCTAGGTTCTATTCCTTCTCCAATGAATGCATTTTTATTAAATGTTGGATTGGAGACTTTACATTTAAGAGTGCCAAGACATTGCGAAAATGCGCAGAAGGTTGCGGAGTTCTTAAACAATAATGAAAAAGTTGCATGGGTAAATTATGCGGGACTTCCGGATAATAAGTATCATGAATTAGCACAGAAATATATGCCAACAGGAACTTGTGGGGTTATTTCCTTTGGATTAAAAGGAGGAAGAGCTGTATCTGTTGGATTCATGGATAAGCTTAAGATGATAGCTATTGTAACCCATGTGGCAGATGCGAGAACCTGTGTACTTCATCCGGCAAGTCATACACATAGACAGATGACAGATGAGCAATTAATCGAAGCAGGTGTTGCACCGGATTTGATTCGTCTTTCTGTAGGAATTGAGAATGCAGATGATATTATAGATGATTTGAAACAGGCATTGGCAACCATATAA
- a CDS encoding redox-sensing transcriptional repressor Rex: MEKEISQAVIRRMPRYYRYLGDLLDDGVERISSNELSTRMKVTASQIRQDLNNFGGFGQQGYGYNVKYLYDEIGKIMGMDQKHNIIVIGAGNLGQALANYVKFEKRGFAIIGLFDVNPALKGVSVRGINIRMMDELEDFLKNNRVDIAALTMPKTKASEVANMLVSYGINAIWNFAHLDLELPEHVVVENVHLTDSLMQLSYNIAKQGKVKDKR, from the coding sequence ATGGAAAAGGAAATATCACAGGCAGTGATCCGGAGAATGCCTAGGTACTACCGTTATTTAGGGGATTTGCTAGATGACGGAGTAGAGCGTATCTCATCCAATGAACTAAGTACGAGAATGAAAGTAACTGCTTCCCAGATACGTCAGGATTTGAATAATTTTGGTGGTTTTGGACAGCAGGGTTATGGCTATAATGTAAAATATTTGTATGATGAAATTGGAAAGATTATGGGCATGGACCAGAAGCATAATATTATTGTAATAGGTGCTGGTAATCTGGGACAGGCACTTGCAAATTATGTAAAGTTTGAGAAAAGAGGATTTGCTATCATTGGTTTATTTGATGTGAATCCGGCATTAAAAGGAGTATCGGTCAGGGGAATTAATATTCGTATGATGGATGAATTAGAAGATTTCCTTAAAAATAATCGGGTAGATATCGCAGCGCTTACTATGCCGAAGACAAAAGCAAGTGAGGTTGCAAATATGCTGGTAAGTTATGGAATCAATGCTATCTGGAATTTTGCGCATTTGGATTTGGAACTTCCGGAACATGTGGTGGTAGAGAATGTGCATCTTACAGACAGTTTAATGCAACTTTCCTACAATATTGCGAAACAGGGGAAGGTCAAAGATAAGAGATAA
- a CDS encoding NAD(P)H-hydrate dehydratase: protein MNILVDSKQMKMCDKNTIQHFGVPSLVLMERAALGVTEEIERHTQPGSKVLLVCGTGNNGGDGLAVGRLLRQKGYEITLVILGDWSNMSVETAKQMEICRAYEMEMRKEIPQEKFDVVVDALFGIGLSRELQGSYFEIVKQMNELNAWKVAVDISSGIHADTGAVMGIAFRADMTVTFAFQKLGMLLYPGATYSGEVKVKDIGITAESFLEEKPVNYEMEQQDFEKVPKRCDYSNKGTYGKVLVVAGHKNMAGAAFLSGKAAYATGAGLVKIYTEEANRTIIQQLLPEAILDTYEPEQKQEEVLKKNMEWANVIVAGPGIGTGKTAEETIRIVLETAEVPVILDADGLNIVARHKEWLKEAKQRIIVTPHLGEMARLTEKSIFDIQKQLLQVAREFAEEYNVICVLKDARTITALPEGTAFINTSGNNGMSTAGAGDVLTGVIAGLIAQKMEPIQAAPFGVYLHGAGADWIGEQTGTYGMMAQDIIEGVRQVMKEADKKGI from the coding sequence ATGAATATTCTGGTAGACAGCAAACAGATGAAAATGTGTGACAAAAATACCATTCAACATTTTGGAGTTCCATCATTGGTTTTGATGGAGCGTGCGGCACTTGGAGTAACAGAAGAGATTGAAAGGCATACGCAGCCGGGAAGTAAAGTGCTTTTGGTTTGTGGAACCGGAAATAATGGTGGGGATGGACTGGCAGTAGGAAGGTTGTTGCGGCAGAAAGGATATGAGATTACTCTGGTTATACTGGGGGATTGGAGTAATATGTCTGTAGAAACAGCAAAACAAATGGAAATCTGTCGGGCATATGAAATGGAAATGCGAAAAGAGATTCCACAGGAAAAATTTGATGTAGTAGTGGATGCGCTTTTTGGTATTGGATTAAGCAGAGAGTTACAGGGAAGTTATTTTGAAATAGTGAAACAGATGAATGAACTTAATGCATGGAAAGTGGCAGTAGATATTTCGTCTGGAATTCATGCGGATACAGGAGCAGTTATGGGGATTGCTTTTCGTGCGGATATGACGGTTACCTTTGCTTTTCAGAAATTAGGGATGCTACTTTATCCGGGAGCAACCTACTCTGGAGAGGTGAAAGTAAAGGATATTGGAATCACTGCTGAAAGCTTTCTGGAAGAAAAGCCTGTGAATTATGAAATGGAACAGCAGGACTTTGAAAAAGTACCAAAACGCTGTGATTATTCGAATAAAGGTACTTACGGAAAAGTGCTGGTTGTGGCTGGACATAAGAATATGGCAGGTGCAGCGTTTTTAAGTGGAAAAGCTGCTTATGCTACCGGAGCCGGATTGGTTAAGATATATACAGAAGAAGCAAATCGCACTATTATCCAACAACTGTTACCGGAAGCAATTTTGGACACCTATGAGCCAGAACAAAAACAAGAAGAAGTATTAAAGAAAAACATGGAATGGGCAAATGTAATTGTGGCAGGACCTGGAATTGGTACAGGAAAAACAGCAGAAGAAACGATAAGAATTGTTTTAGAAACAGCAGAAGTGCCGGTGATTTTGGATGCAGATGGATTAAATATTGTTGCCAGACATAAAGAGTGGTTGAAAGAAGCAAAGCAGCGGATAATAGTAACACCGCATCTTGGTGAAATGGCAAGATTAACAGAAAAAAGCATTTTTGACATACAAAAGCAGTTATTGCAGGTTGCGCGTGAATTTGCAGAGGAATATAATGTTATATGTGTATTGAAGGATGCACGAACTATTACGGCTTTGCCTGAGGGGACTGCATTTATAAATACTAGTGGAAATAATGGAATGTCAACTGCGGGTGCCGGAGATGTATTAACCGGTGTGATTGCCGGACTGATAGCGCAGAAGATGGAGCCAATTCAGGCTGCACCTTTCGGTGTATATCTGCATGGGGCAGGTGCAGATTGGATAGGAGAACAGACCGGAACCTATGGTATGATGGCACAGGATATCATAGAAGGTGTTCGTCAAGTAATGAAAGAAGCGGACAAGAAAGGAATTTAA
- a CDS encoding YebC/PmpR family DNA-binding transcriptional regulator has translation MSGHSKFANIKHKKEKNDAAKGKIFTVIGREIAVAVKEGGPDPNNNSKLRDVIAKAKANNMPNDTIDRGIKKAAGDANSVNYEFVSYEGYGPNGIAIIVDALTDNKNRTAANVRSAFTKGNGNVGTPGCVSYMFDKKGQIIVDKEECDMDADDLMMLALDAGAEDFSDEEDSFEIITDPDAFSEVRQKLEEEGIAMVSAEVTMIPQNYVELTDENAVKSLQRTLDLLDEDDDVQAVYHNWDE, from the coding sequence ATGTCAGGACATTCTAAATTTGCCAATATTAAACACAAGAAAGAAAAAAATGATGCAGCAAAAGGAAAGATTTTTACTGTAATCGGAAGAGAAATTGCAGTGGCAGTTAAGGAAGGTGGACCAGATCCTAATAATAACAGCAAACTGCGTGATGTCATTGCGAAAGCAAAGGCAAATAACATGCCGAATGATACGATTGATAGAGGTATCAAAAAAGCTGCTGGAGATGCGAATTCCGTTAATTATGAATTTGTATCCTATGAAGGTTATGGACCAAACGGAATTGCAATTATTGTAGATGCATTAACAGATAATAAAAATCGTACTGCTGCAAATGTAAGAAGTGCCTTTACAAAAGGAAATGGTAATGTAGGAACTCCGGGCTGTGTGTCCTATATGTTCGATAAGAAAGGTCAGATTATCGTGGATAAGGAAGAATGTGATATGGATGCAGATGATCTGATGATGTTGGCATTGGATGCCGGAGCAGAAGACTTTTCTGATGAAGAAGATAGCTTTGAAATTATTACAGATCCAGATGCTTTTAGTGAAGTGCGTCAGAAGTTAGAAGAAGAAGGAATTGCAATGGTTTCTGCAGAAGTGACCATGATTCCACAGAACTATGTAGAACTTACAGACGAGAATGCAGTGAAATCCTTACAGAGAACCTTAGACCTTCTGGACGAAGACGACGATGTCCAGGCGGTATATCATAACTGGGACGAGTAA
- a CDS encoding type II toxin-antitoxin system PemK/MazF family toxin gives MIIHRGDIYYADLRPVMGSEQGGIRPVLIIQNDIGNRHSPTVICAAITSKMNKAKLPTHVELDAKKYDLVKDSVVLLEQLRTIDKQRLKDKVCQLDHEIMKKVEKALRISLEIYT, from the coding sequence ATGATAATTCATAGAGGGGACATTTATTATGCAGACCTGCGCCCAGTGATGGGGTCAGAACAGGGGGGCATACGTCCGGTACTAATTATACAGAATGATATTGGAAACAGACACAGTCCTACGGTAATCTGTGCGGCGATTACATCAAAGATGAATAAGGCAAAGTTGCCTACTCATGTGGAGTTAGATGCTAAAAAGTATGATTTGGTAAAGGATTCTGTAGTATTATTAGAGCAGCTTCGAACCATTGACAAGCAGCGCTTGAAGGATAAAGTGTGTCAATTGGACCATGAGATTATGAAAAAAGTAGAGAAAGCCCTGAGAATTAGTTTGGAAATATATACATAA
- a CDS encoding DUF885 domain-containing protein, with protein sequence MKKIKQIIAIILILTISMTGCTNSTSSQGKSENTKKESTAKQEKSKKQASSEEENVEYNYDFSIYEDGRTFSEEQLSEQEEFEEFLHETFVNEMSNSIIDTHFLMEHPENYGIEDVEVTWGELSSYFDTEAATAETEELLDVLEGFDYDALTYEQQLIYDSFESYMEDQLSVSGSEYLLFESAFAPMSGLQGNLPIIFSEYEFLEKENIDDYITLLNDIYDYVEQLCNYEIYRMENGYTLAEYSLDTVIEQCNEFVNSEPNCLRPVFEEKLNNFSTLTEEEKNQYLTAFDKGVEESLLPAYRLMIDTFTQIKGQEQSKLGLCNYENGSEYYEYLVRYNTGSDRTVDELYEMMEKEMERCSFGISSLYATNDSILDDMAAFEYSIDDPEQMLAMLQDALEEDFPAAVNEEYTLNYVPESLESTMSPAFYLIPPIDNPNRNVIYINQGEEYAHMDLFPTIAHEGFPGHMYQTNYFYSLNPHYFRSLLPFNGYSEGWAQYIETCYSYKYSGMNSSLARAFEYNTSFSFAIYGMVDVGVNYYGWDYEDTAEFLAQYVGEDEEAISEIYYTMVDEPTVYLRYYVGYLEILSLKKEASKVLGSGFDIKEFHRFLLEIGPCQYELIEDRMEEWMDKVMEG encoded by the coding sequence ATGAAAAAAATTAAACAAATTATTGCAATTATACTTATTCTTACAATTTCTATGACTGGATGTACAAATAGTACAAGTAGTCAGGGAAAATCGGAGAACACGAAAAAAGAGTCCACAGCGAAGCAGGAAAAATCGAAAAAACAAGCATCTTCAGAGGAAGAGAATGTAGAATATAATTATGATTTTTCTATTTATGAGGATGGAAGAACTTTTTCAGAAGAACAGCTTTCGGAACAGGAAGAGTTTGAAGAGTTCTTGCATGAAACATTTGTAAACGAAATGTCCAATAGCATTATAGACACCCATTTTTTGATGGAGCACCCGGAAAACTATGGAATAGAAGATGTTGAGGTTACCTGGGGGGAACTTTCGTCGTATTTTGATACAGAAGCAGCTACTGCAGAAACAGAAGAACTGCTTGATGTACTTGAAGGGTTTGATTATGATGCTCTGACTTATGAGCAACAGCTTATTTATGATAGTTTTGAAAGCTATATGGAGGACCAACTTAGTGTTAGTGGAAGTGAGTATCTGCTTTTTGAGTCTGCATTTGCCCCTATGTCAGGTCTTCAGGGAAATCTTCCGATTATTTTTTCGGAGTATGAATTTCTGGAGAAAGAGAATATAGATGATTATATTACATTATTAAATGACATATATGATTATGTTGAACAGTTGTGTAACTATGAAATATATCGTATGGAAAATGGATATACTCTTGCAGAGTATTCGCTGGATACAGTGATTGAACAGTGCAATGAATTTGTTAATTCAGAGCCAAATTGTCTGCGACCTGTATTTGAGGAAAAATTGAATAATTTTTCAACACTTACAGAAGAAGAAAAAAATCAGTATTTGACAGCTTTTGATAAAGGAGTAGAGGAGTCTTTGCTACCGGCTTACAGACTCATGATAGATACATTTACTCAGATAAAGGGGCAGGAACAGTCAAAATTAGGATTATGTAATTATGAAAATGGTAGTGAATATTATGAATATCTTGTAAGATATAATACCGGATCTGACCGTACGGTTGATGAACTGTATGAGATGATGGAAAAAGAGATGGAACGGTGTTCATTTGGAATATCATCTCTTTATGCAACAAACGACAGTATTTTGGATGATATGGCAGCATTTGAGTATTCTATAGATGACCCGGAACAAATGCTGGCAATGTTGCAGGATGCTCTGGAAGAAGATTTCCCGGCGGCGGTAAATGAAGAATATACATTGAATTATGTTCCGGAGTCACTGGAAAGTACAATGAGTCCTGCGTTTTATCTGATACCACCGATTGATAATCCAAATAGAAATGTGATTTATATTAATCAGGGTGAGGAATATGCGCATATGGATTTATTTCCAACCATAGCTCATGAAGGTTTTCCGGGACATATGTATCAGACAAACTATTTTTATAGTTTGAATCCACATTATTTCCGGTCATTATTGCCTTTTAATGGATATAGTGAGGGGTGGGCACAGTATATTGAAACCTGTTATTCATATAAGTATTCAGGAATGAATAGCAGTTTGGCAAGGGCTTTTGAGTATAATACTTCTTTTAGTTTTGCAATTTACGGTATGGTTGATGTAGGGGTGAACTATTATGGATGGGATTATGAAGATACGGCAGAATTTTTGGCGCAATATGTAGGGGAAGATGAAGAAGCTATTTCAGAAATATATTATACTATGGTAGATGAACCGACAGTATATCTAAGATATTATGTAGGATATTTGGAAATTTTGTCATTAAAGAAAGAGGCATCCAAGGTGCTTGGTTCTGGTTTTGATATCAAGGAATTTCATCGTTTTTTATTAGAAATAGGACCATGTCAGTATGAGCTGATTGAGGATAGAATGGAAGAATGGATGGATAAAGTAATGGAGGGGTAA
- the alr gene encoding alanine racemase produces MKKYSRVYAEINLDAILHNMEQMRGLLKEDTKIMGVIKTDGYGHGAVQIGRELEKLDYTWGYATATVAEAEILRRNGLKKPILVLGATFPEEYEAMADHEIRVNVYSIRQAEQMEEAAAKMNKKIIVHAKIDTGLSRLGFQVTEEAADEIARISRMPHIILEGIFTHFAKSDASDKTMANQQMEAFANMKKMLDERKIEIPMIHCSNSAAIIDMPEANMSVVRAGIILYGMWPSDEVEKENIDLEPVMSLKSCIVFLKELEKGRVISYGATYETTRKQRIATIPVGYGDGYPRSLSNKGYVLIHGKKAPICGRICMDQFMVDVTDIPEAQEGDSVTLIGKENGAEITMEEIGDLSGRFNYEFACDLGKRIPRVFVKEGKIVDTKDYFGE; encoded by the coding sequence ATGAAAAAATACAGCAGAGTTTATGCAGAAATCAATCTGGATGCGATTCTCCATAATATGGAGCAGATGCGTGGACTGCTTAAGGAAGATACAAAAATTATGGGAGTTATCAAGACAGACGGTTATGGTCATGGTGCAGTTCAAATTGGAAGAGAATTGGAAAAATTAGATTATACCTGGGGATATGCAACTGCAACGGTAGCAGAAGCAGAAATTTTAAGAAGAAATGGTTTGAAAAAGCCAATTCTGGTACTTGGAGCAACCTTCCCGGAAGAGTATGAAGCTATGGCAGACCATGAAATACGTGTGAATGTGTATTCTATACGTCAGGCAGAACAGATGGAAGAAGCTGCTGCAAAAATGAATAAGAAGATTATAGTACATGCTAAGATTGATACCGGGTTAAGCAGACTGGGATTCCAGGTGACAGAGGAAGCTGCCGATGAAATCGCACGGATTTCTCGAATGCCGCATATTATACTGGAAGGAATCTTTACACATTTTGCGAAATCAGATGCCAGTGATAAGACGATGGCAAATCAGCAGATGGAAGCATTTGCAAATATGAAAAAAATGTTAGATGAACGTAAGATTGAAATTCCGATGATTCATTGTTCTAACAGCGCGGCAATTATAGATATGCCAGAAGCAAATATGAGCGTGGTGAGAGCCGGAATTATTCTTTATGGCATGTGGCCTTCCGATGAAGTGGAGAAAGAAAATATTGATTTGGAGCCGGTAATGTCTTTAAAGAGTTGTATTGTATTCTTGAAGGAATTGGAAAAAGGAAGAGTCATTAGTTATGGCGCAACTTATGAGACAACCAGAAAACAGCGAATTGCAACAATTCCGGTAGGGTACGGTGATGGATATCCAAGAAGTTTGTCAAATAAAGGATATGTATTAATTCATGGAAAAAAGGCACCAATTTGCGGACGCATCTGTATGGATCAGTTTATGGTAGATGTGACGGATATCCCGGAGGCACAGGAGGGAGATAGTGTGACTCTCATAGGAAAAGAGAATGGAGCTGAAATTACCATGGAAGAAATAGGTGATTTATCAGGAAGATTTAACTATGAGTTTGCCTGTGATTTAGGAAAACGAATTCCAAGAGTTTTTGTGAAAGAAGGAAAAATAGTAGATACCAAGGATTATTTTGGAGAATAA